A window of Selenomonas ruminantium subsp. lactilytica TAM6421 contains these coding sequences:
- a CDS encoding succinate dehydrogenase/fumarate reductase iron-sulfur subunit, with translation MDVKLRIHRFVEGKKWEQDYTVTVKVGMTVLEALIEIKEKQDPTLSFTCSCRSSICGACAVRVNGNAELACEILVENLVKRYDTNELTIEPLGNFKVIRDLIVDWDPKYARIKKIKPVVQPKDEFSKEKGCKQSPADFNKYKKYAGCILCGSCVSECNKNTLNQDDFLDPFVFVKAEKLVADSRDKSPEEHLKAVVDAGLWRCFNCQECTAKCPKGLDPAGAIEKLKEATFQKKLDDNVGARHAKAIYDDISESGTLDESKLNIKSEGFFMAGLRAPMAIRLMRVGKMNPLDKHPVNPEIETIRKIVKNAEAAAKEAE, from the coding sequence ATGGATGTGAAACTTAGAATCCATCGCTTCGTAGAAGGCAAGAAATGGGAACAGGACTACACCGTAACGGTTAAAGTTGGTATGACGGTCCTCGAAGCCCTGATTGAAATCAAGGAAAAACAGGATCCCACCCTGTCCTTCACCTGCTCCTGCCGTTCCAGTATCTGCGGTGCCTGCGCTGTCCGCGTTAACGGCAATGCGGAACTGGCCTGCGAGATCCTCGTGGAAAACCTCGTGAAGCGTTATGACACCAATGAACTGACCATTGAGCCCCTGGGCAACTTCAAGGTCATCCGCGACCTGATTGTGGATTGGGATCCAAAATACGCCCGCATCAAGAAGATCAAACCCGTCGTTCAGCCTAAGGACGAGTTTTCCAAAGAAAAGGGTTGCAAGCAGTCGCCGGCGGACTTCAACAAGTATAAGAAATATGCTGGTTGTATTCTCTGTGGCTCCTGCGTCTCCGAATGCAACAAGAACACCCTGAATCAGGATGACTTCCTGGATCCCTTCGTGTTTGTCAAGGCAGAAAAGCTCGTGGCCGACAGCCGCGACAAGAGTCCCGAGGAACATCTGAAGGCTGTTGTGGATGCCGGTCTCTGGCGCTGCTTCAACTGCCAGGAATGCACGGCGAAATGCCCCAAGGGTCTCGATCCTGCCGGTGCCATCGAGAAACTCAAGGAAGCAACCTTCCAGAAGAAGCTGGATGACAATGTGGGTGCCCGCCATGCCAAAGCCATCTACGATGATATCAGCGAATCCGGTACATTGGATGAATCCAAGCTCAACATCAAGTCCGAGGGCTTCTTTATGGCCGGCCTCCGTGCGCCCATGGCGATCCGCCTCATGCGCGTCGGCAAGATGAATCCGCTGGACAAGCATCCGGTGAACCCCGAAATCGAAACCATCCGCAAGATCGTGAAAAATGCCGAAGCGGCAGCGAAGGAGGCTGAATAA
- a CDS encoding CoB--CoM heterodisulfide reductase iron-sulfur subunit B family protein codes for MKYALFPGCVLEGAAAEAYTSLKKVCEKLGIEVEDIPNWTCCGASHAQGVNDFAALVVNARNISIAENMGLDIMTVCNTCTLQLRTAKARLDKDAKLKEKVNKVLKESGHPYEYKGTSKITHFLWILDDHPELLDGKVVKPLTGVKIAGYYGCHILRPQEVMDHGDGKHPEYLERLIRKLGAEPVWFDASRKCCGFHAQLAAEHDVLTVTGQIVDSADRAGAMAIATPCPLCQMQLDMYEPEGRDAVHSQAQVPILHLQQLVGFALGMSKTDMGFDRHVSAQEKLKIG; via the coding sequence ATGAAGTACGCTTTATTTCCGGGCTGCGTGCTGGAAGGTGCAGCAGCTGAAGCCTACACTTCGCTGAAGAAAGTCTGCGAAAAGCTGGGCATTGAAGTAGAAGATATCCCCAACTGGACCTGCTGCGGCGCATCCCATGCCCAGGGTGTCAACGACTTTGCTGCCCTGGTGGTCAATGCCCGCAACATCTCCATTGCCGAGAACATGGGCCTGGACATCATGACGGTCTGCAATACCTGCACCCTGCAGCTGCGCACCGCCAAAGCCCGTCTCGACAAGGATGCCAAACTCAAGGAAAAGGTCAACAAGGTTCTCAAGGAATCCGGCCATCCTTATGAGTACAAAGGCACCAGCAAGATCACTCACTTCCTTTGGATTCTGGATGATCATCCGGAACTGCTGGATGGCAAGGTGGTCAAACCGCTGACCGGTGTCAAGATTGCCGGTTACTATGGCTGCCATATCCTGCGTCCCCAGGAAGTTATGGATCATGGCGACGGCAAGCATCCGGAATATCTGGAGCGCCTGATCCGCAAGCTGGGTGCTGAACCGGTATGGTTCGATGCCAGCCGCAAGTGCTGTGGCTTCCATGCCCAGCTGGCCGCTGAACATGATGTGCTGACCGTAACGGGGCAGATCGTGGACAGTGCCGACAGAGCCGGGGCTATGGCCATTGCCACCCCGTGCCCGCTGTGCCAGATGCAGCTTGACATGTACGAGCCGGAAGGCCGTGATGCCGTTCATTCCCAGGCACAGGTTCCCATCCTGCACCTGCAGCAGCTGGTGGGCTTTGCTCTGGGCATGAGCAAGACCGATATGGGCTTTGACCGCCATGTGTCAGCCCAGGAAAAACTGAAAATCGGCTAA